In Microbacterium maritypicum, the following are encoded in one genomic region:
- a CDS encoding cystathionine gamma-synthase, translating into MSDHAFATRAIHAGQAPDPTTGAIIPPIYQSSTHVQDGIGGFREGYEYNRAGNPTRSSLETQLAALEGGASALSFASGLAAEDALLRGILKPGDHVLLGNDVYGGTYRLLTKVLSPWGIDTTTVELSDVDVLRAAIRPETKIVWLETPSNPLLKVVDIALIAEIAHESGAIVVVDNTFASPALQQPLALGADLVVHSTTKYLGGHSDVLGGAVVFSDDRFFDQVKFQQFAVGAVSAPLDAWLTTRGIKTLALRMRQHSENAQAIAEWAAARPEFAQVYYPGLASHPGHEIAAKQMSRFGGMLSLGLAAGADAARAFAESTSLFQLAESLGGVESLIGYPPDMTHASVRGTELAVPENVVRLSVGIEDIGDLLADLEQGLERIAR; encoded by the coding sequence ATGTCCGACCACGCCTTCGCCACTCGCGCCATCCATGCAGGACAAGCTCCCGACCCGACGACGGGGGCGATCATCCCGCCGATCTACCAGTCCTCCACGCACGTGCAGGACGGCATCGGCGGTTTCCGCGAGGGCTACGAATACAACCGTGCCGGCAACCCCACGCGGTCGTCGCTCGAGACGCAGCTGGCCGCGCTCGAAGGCGGCGCGAGCGCACTCTCCTTCGCCTCGGGTCTTGCCGCCGAAGACGCTCTGCTGCGCGGCATCCTGAAGCCGGGCGATCATGTGCTGCTCGGCAACGACGTGTACGGCGGCACGTACCGACTGCTCACCAAGGTGCTCTCGCCGTGGGGAATCGACACGACGACGGTCGAGCTCTCGGATGTCGATGTGCTCCGCGCCGCGATCCGCCCCGAGACGAAGATCGTCTGGCTGGAGACGCCGAGCAACCCGCTGCTGAAGGTCGTGGACATCGCGCTCATCGCCGAGATCGCGCACGAGTCCGGTGCGATCGTGGTCGTGGACAACACCTTCGCCTCGCCCGCGCTCCAGCAGCCGCTCGCGCTCGGGGCCGACCTGGTCGTGCACTCCACGACGAAGTACCTCGGCGGCCACTCGGACGTGCTCGGGGGCGCCGTCGTGTTCAGCGACGACCGCTTCTTCGATCAGGTGAAGTTCCAGCAGTTCGCGGTCGGTGCGGTATCCGCGCCCCTGGACGCCTGGCTCACCACGCGGGGTATCAAGACGCTGGCGCTGCGGATGCGGCAGCACTCCGAGAACGCGCAGGCGATCGCGGAGTGGGCGGCAGCGCGCCCCGAGTTCGCGCAGGTGTATTACCCCGGACTCGCCTCGCACCCCGGTCACGAGATCGCCGCGAAGCAGATGAGCCGCTTCGGCGGGATGCTCTCGCTCGGGCTCGCCGCGGGCGCTGACGCCGCACGGGCCTTCGCCGAGAGCACCTCGCTGTTCCAACTGGCGGAGTCGCTGGGCGGAGTCGAATCCCTCATCGGGTACCCGCCGGACATGACCCACGCGTCGGTGCGCGGCACCGAGCTCGCCGTCCCGGAGAACGTCGTGCGGCTCTCGGTCGGGATCGAGGACATCGGCGACCTGCTCGCCGACCTCGAGCAGGGTCTGGAGCGCATCGCGCGCTGA
- a CDS encoding multidrug effflux MFS transporter, whose translation MSDAPRTDSIPTSRPDGSDAVPPAEPERTATGSIRTSTATGAIRTLGANPATAPIMLHPGDAISLGRRTLYIILLGALTALGPFTIDLYLPAFPVLEEDFQTTAAAIQLTLTGTMIGFALGQLVVGPLSDKVGRRVPLIAVTALHVLASVGAAFAPDLGLLSAARVLMGVGAAAGGVVAMAIVRDLFGGRRLVVMLSRLALVSGVAPVIAPLIGSWLLTLMPWRGIFVVLAAYGVVMLASAILFIPETLPVARRQDRGGATMLQRYRSVLSDRVFLGVLVIGGMTFSGLFSYLSASPFLFQVTHGLDAQQYGLLFAVNSLGVVAGVQTASRLAARFGPQWVMAYSTAVLLLAGVAIIVTDQLGLGLWGTVIPLFVFMTACGFTFPNVQVLALDRHGKAAGTAASIIGATNFGVAGLISPVVGWLSHDAGITATTMASVMVGCAAIGILSLWFVVRPRTVGMLNP comes from the coding sequence GTGTCCGACGCTCCCCGCACTGACTCCATCCCCACCTCGCGACCCGACGGGTCGGACGCCGTTCCTCCCGCAGAGCCCGAGCGCACCGCCACCGGCAGCATCCGCACCTCCACCGCCACCGGCGCCATCCGCACCCTCGGCGCGAACCCGGCGACAGCGCCCATCATGCTGCACCCGGGGGATGCGATCTCCCTCGGTCGCCGGACGCTGTACATCATCCTGCTCGGCGCGCTCACGGCACTCGGGCCGTTCACGATCGACCTCTACCTCCCCGCCTTCCCGGTGCTGGAGGAGGACTTCCAGACCACGGCTGCGGCGATCCAGCTGACCCTCACCGGCACGATGATCGGCTTCGCCCTCGGGCAGCTCGTCGTCGGTCCGCTCAGCGACAAGGTCGGCCGCCGGGTGCCGCTGATCGCGGTCACCGCCCTGCACGTGCTCGCCAGCGTCGGAGCGGCGTTCGCTCCGGACCTCGGTCTGCTCAGCGCCGCGCGCGTCCTCATGGGTGTGGGAGCCGCGGCCGGTGGCGTCGTGGCCATGGCCATCGTGCGTGACCTGTTCGGCGGCCGCCGCCTGGTGGTCATGCTCTCGCGTCTCGCGCTGGTGTCGGGTGTTGCCCCGGTCATCGCGCCGCTCATCGGCTCCTGGCTGCTGACTCTCATGCCCTGGCGGGGGATCTTCGTCGTCCTCGCCGCCTACGGCGTCGTGATGCTGGCCTCGGCGATCCTGTTCATCCCGGAGACGCTGCCCGTCGCCCGCCGACAGGACCGCGGTGGCGCGACGATGCTGCAGCGCTATCGCTCGGTGCTCTCGGATCGGGTCTTCCTCGGTGTGCTGGTGATCGGCGGCATGACCTTCTCGGGGCTGTTCTCCTACCTCTCGGCTTCGCCGTTCCTGTTCCAGGTCACGCACGGACTCGATGCGCAGCAATACGGCCTGCTCTTCGCCGTGAACTCGCTCGGCGTCGTCGCGGGCGTCCAGACCGCGTCTCGTCTCGCCGCCCGGTTCGGACCGCAGTGGGTCATGGCCTACTCCACCGCCGTGCTGCTGCTCGCCGGCGTCGCGATCATCGTCACCGACCAGCTCGGGCTCGGACTCTGGGGAACGGTCATCCCGCTCTTCGTGTTCATGACCGCCTGCGGTTTCACGTTCCCCAACGTGCAGGTGCTGGCGTTGGACCGCCACGGGAAAGCGGCCGGCACCGCGGCCTCCATCATCGGCGCGACGAACTTCGGTGTCGCCGGGCTCATCTCACCGGTCGTCGGATGGCTCTCCCACGACGCCGGGATCACCGCGACGACGATGGCCTCGGTCATGGTCGGCTGCGCGGCCATCGGCATCCTCTCGCTCTGGTTCGTCGTGCGTCCGCGGACCGTCGGGATGCTCAATCCCTGA
- a CDS encoding phosphatase PAP2 family protein, whose amino-acid sequence MDRRMLLWWGAGLLALATVLGALVVFVYPETPGFDHWWNETVAGIRGDWLLQFALVMDWIGGGWVAILGVPLLAILVLVLARRWRGAVFAAVCFAASAGAVQLLKQLFGRARPEDMLVVSDYGSFPSGHTANAATIALVVWVLFPRVWTAILGVLWVLAMALSRTFLSVHWATDTLGGALVGAGVVLVLAAWLLPWVQQKKSEVEAPIG is encoded by the coding sequence ATGGACAGGCGGATGCTGCTGTGGTGGGGGGCGGGCCTCCTCGCGCTCGCGACGGTGCTCGGTGCCCTGGTGGTGTTCGTGTATCCGGAGACGCCCGGCTTCGACCACTGGTGGAACGAGACGGTCGCCGGCATCCGGGGTGACTGGCTGCTGCAGTTCGCGCTGGTCATGGACTGGATCGGCGGCGGCTGGGTGGCGATCCTCGGGGTGCCGCTGCTGGCGATCCTCGTGCTCGTGCTCGCACGACGCTGGCGTGGTGCGGTCTTCGCGGCCGTGTGCTTCGCCGCGAGCGCCGGTGCGGTGCAGCTGCTCAAACAGCTCTTCGGAAGAGCGCGCCCGGAGGACATGCTGGTGGTGAGCGACTACGGCTCGTTCCCATCCGGCCACACCGCGAACGCGGCGACGATCGCGCTCGTGGTCTGGGTGCTGTTCCCGCGGGTCTGGACCGCGATCCTCGGTGTGCTGTGGGTGCTGGCGATGGCGCTCTCGCGGACATTCCTGTCGGTGCACTGGGCCACCGACACGCTCGGCGGTGCGCTCGTCGGCGCCGGCGTCGTGCTCGTGCTGGCGGCGTGGCTGCTGCCCTGGGTGCAGCAGAAGAAGTCCGAGGTGGAGGCGCCGATAGGCTGA